The Amycolatopsis sp. DG1A-15b genome window below encodes:
- a CDS encoding tetratricopeptide repeat protein, producing MPGIGKTTFAVRAAYRLAGYFPDGQVFLELHGHSPGQAPVDPGDALASLLLLWGVPAIGIPVGLDDRARLWREKLAGRKILLLLDDAVDDEQVRPLLPGSPGSLVLVTSRRRIESVGDACPVSLQTLPPQDAAAMFQRYTGAHRHDPRAVAELMAMCGYLPLAIALTAGRLRNHPCWTPEQLADDLGRSRNRITMLRAGNRTVAAAFDLSYRDLSPNEKRLFRRLGLHPGAQIEARAAAALDGEDREPTGEHLDALYLNHLLEEVAPGRYRLHDLTRAYSLTLSSEDGDDKAFERLLDHYLHAVRSATRFVATRGPRPEIAAQPPVGTHEFESEGEAIAWLSAERANLGACITYAAAHDHLHRAAELAVALHPYLEQHGYWHDAHRIDQAVLAAEQAAGNLTDEAATRADLGRVQSLLGDHPAAVGDLIRARDLYARSGDRLGEAAALTEIGFARMELSEYPEAIEYLTRARALYENLENPFGIAGALVSLASVQFRLGRHDAARADGERALALYVELGNRLGEALSLLCIGCTYGVCGDYASAIDIFDQVLSRSRELGDRYTEARALNNLGRMYFERGDYGMADGCYSSAQIIYSRLDSRTREAVALNNLGRLHHAGGNFRLSLMYLKRAQVLFGDDRAWQAENLNNLGGLALAWPEAGDPAELYRQALHQSRAIGIRLQEGRALEGLGRCALKAVDVADGVARLREALAVFDELKAPEAKAVRTVVASLAGA from the coding sequence ATGCCGGGCATCGGGAAGACGACGTTCGCGGTCCGCGCCGCCTACCGGCTCGCCGGCTACTTCCCCGACGGCCAGGTCTTCCTCGAGCTGCACGGCCACAGTCCCGGGCAAGCACCCGTGGATCCCGGTGACGCCCTGGCTTCGCTGCTGCTCCTCTGGGGTGTCCCCGCGATCGGCATTCCCGTCGGCCTGGACGATCGTGCCCGGTTGTGGCGGGAGAAGCTGGCCGGGCGGAAGATCCTGCTGCTGCTCGACGACGCCGTCGACGACGAGCAAGTCCGGCCGCTGCTGCCCGGCAGTCCCGGAAGCCTCGTGCTGGTCACCAGCCGGCGTCGGATCGAGTCCGTCGGCGACGCCTGCCCGGTCTCGTTGCAGACCCTCCCGCCGCAAGACGCCGCCGCGATGTTCCAGCGCTACACCGGTGCGCATCGACACGATCCCCGGGCCGTGGCCGAACTGATGGCGATGTGCGGGTACCTGCCGCTGGCCATCGCCCTCACGGCCGGCCGGCTGCGGAACCACCCCTGCTGGACGCCCGAGCAGCTGGCCGACGACCTCGGGCGCTCCCGCAACCGGATCACGATGCTCCGCGCGGGCAATCGAACCGTGGCGGCAGCGTTCGACCTCTCCTACCGGGACTTGAGCCCGAACGAGAAACGGCTCTTCCGCCGCCTCGGCCTCCATCCCGGCGCCCAGATCGAGGCCCGCGCGGCGGCGGCGCTCGACGGCGAAGACCGGGAACCGACCGGGGAACACCTCGACGCGCTGTACCTCAACCACCTGCTGGAAGAAGTGGCTCCCGGTCGCTATCGCTTGCACGATCTGACCCGGGCCTACAGTCTCACCCTCAGTAGCGAAGACGGTGACGACAAAGCCTTCGAACGGCTGCTCGACCACTATCTCCACGCGGTCAGGTCGGCGACTCGATTCGTCGCCACCCGCGGCCCGCGCCCGGAGATCGCCGCGCAGCCGCCGGTGGGGACCCACGAATTCGAGTCGGAAGGCGAGGCGATCGCCTGGTTGAGCGCGGAACGCGCCAACCTCGGTGCCTGCATCACCTATGCCGCGGCCCACGACCACCTGCACCGGGCCGCGGAACTCGCGGTCGCGCTCCACCCCTATCTCGAGCAGCACGGATACTGGCATGACGCCCACCGGATCGACCAGGCCGTGCTGGCCGCGGAACAAGCGGCGGGCAATCTCACGGATGAAGCAGCCACCCGCGCGGACCTGGGCCGGGTGCAGAGCCTGCTCGGCGACCACCCCGCAGCGGTCGGAGACCTGATCCGCGCACGGGACTTGTACGCCAGGTCCGGCGACCGGCTCGGCGAAGCCGCGGCGCTGACCGAAATCGGGTTCGCCCGCATGGAGCTCTCCGAGTACCCGGAGGCGATCGAGTACCTCACCCGCGCCCGTGCGCTGTATGAAAACTTGGAGAATCCGTTCGGTATCGCCGGAGCACTCGTCAGCCTCGCGAGCGTGCAGTTCCGGCTCGGGCGGCATGACGCCGCCCGAGCTGACGGCGAACGGGCTCTCGCACTGTACGTCGAGCTCGGCAACAGGCTCGGCGAAGCCTTGAGCTTGCTCTGCATCGGCTGCACTTACGGCGTCTGCGGAGACTATGCGAGCGCGATCGACATCTTCGATCAAGTGCTTTCCCGGTCCCGGGAGCTGGGCGACCGGTACACCGAAGCCAGAGCCCTCAACAACCTCGGCCGCATGTATTTCGAACGCGGCGACTACGGAATGGCCGATGGTTGCTACAGCAGCGCCCAGATCATCTACAGCCGGTTGGACAGCCGAACCCGTGAGGCGGTGGCCCTGAACAACCTCGGCCGGCTGCACCACGCGGGTGGCAACTTCAGGCTGTCGCTGATGTACCTGAAGCGCGCTCAGGTTCTGTTCGGCGACGACCGGGCGTGGCAGGCCGAAAACCTCAACAACCTCGGTGGCCTCGCCCTGGCGTGGCCCGAAGCGGGCGATCCCGCCGAGCTCTATCGTCAAGCCCTTCACCAGTCGAGAGCCATCGGGATCCGGCTGCAGGAAGGACGAGCGCTCGAAGGGCTGGGGCGGTGCGCTTTGAAAGCCGTGGACGTCGCGGACGGTGTCGCGCGGCTGCGGGAGGCATTGGCCGTGTTCGACGAGCTGAAGGCTCCGGAGGCGAAGGCGGTGAGGACTGTTGTCGCGAGCCTGGCCGGTGCGTAG